The genomic DNA tgttcgaaaaaatccgTCTAAAATGGAAAACATCATAGAAGTTTCTCTGGAGAAGTACACGGTGATCAAGGGAAATCTGAGTGCAGTTTGTCGCTGTTGCCTGTCCTCGGATCGACTCGCGGAAATATTTACCGATGGAACTGACATGAATCAGGAACTAGTTGAGTTACTTGAGCCCGGCTACATTCCGGTTGAAAGCGGAGACGAGCTACCAAACTTTTTGTGTCAGAAATGTTTGGAAATAATTCGAACCTGGCACCGTTTTCGGTTGCAGTGCGAGGAAAACTTTCGGTTGCTCAAGGATAACGAGGGAAGCGTATCGAAAGATGTAAGATTTCGAttaggaagattttttttacaataacatTACCGTTTGAATTGTTTGTAGGTCGTAAACTTTGAGCCTGAACTTCACGCTAGCGGGCTGATCGTGGAGGACGTTAAGATAGAGCATATTTACATGGAAGAACAATTAGGCGACGTCGAGCCACAGGATCAAATTAACGCGCATCTTACCAAAAATGAAATCGATATCGATGAAACCATCAAGCAGGAAGAACCTCCTGAAGAGGAAAGTTTCCTTGAGGAAGACCAAATCATTAAAAGTAAAAAGACTTCTAAACGACACATCAGCAAACAACCCGCTTATCTTCGACAATGTCCCATCTGTGGGTTGATACTGAAACGAGGCCTTCAGGAGCATATTATGGCACATAATGATCCTACGGGACGACCCTTCAAGTgtgaaatttgcgaaaaaacctACTGTAGGAAGGAAAATCTGAAACTACACCGGCAACGAGAGCACATGAAAATCCGTTACCCGTGTGAGGTTTGTGGGAAGCATTTCAGTACTAAAGATATTCTATCGGTGCATCGAAAATTGCACAATTCGGACGTGCGATACGATTGTGACCAGTGTGGAGCTGAGTTCAAATCGAACAAGTATCTCTACAAGCACAAGCAAAAACACCGAGGTGTCAAGAAGTTCATTTGCAGCCATTGCGGAAAATCGTTTCTGGTTGGGTAAGTTGGAAATTTTTGGCCACTGTAATTAAAAGTTCTTTAAGAgagaacaattatttttttagggAATATCTCAAGGATCACATAAGAATTCACACGGGAGAACGACCTTTCGAATGTAAAAGCTGCGGCAAGAGTTTCCGTACTGCAAACCATCTGAGACAGCATGCGAGGATACATGCAAACAACGCAAATTGACCAGCATTAATTTGCAGCTGTTGCTGAGGAAAATCGTAAATGGTTCGATTGTTTCAACTAGTATCGATTTTTCTGTTGTTAGACTGTGTCAAAATAACTTGTTAagataatcgaaatttttttttcttgttcatactttgttttttatcattatttttcaaccatCATTAAATCATTATCATGTACATCGTCGTTTTAACTCTTgcgtcatttttttcgaaaagggaAAAGCTTTAGCCTCTATCCACACAACATATTGATCCGTGATGAAaaagttacataaaaaaaataaaattgcggTAAAGTGTCCTTATGGTgtattatcatcatcatttatAATTCGATTTGCCCTGTGGATTTTTGGATAGCCTCTACAAaagttcattcaaaaaccaACTGAAAATCCTTTGATTCTGTACAAAAAACGCGTCACCGAATTACAGGAGTTTTGCAAACGCTTGGGGTTTTTGGTAGGATAAAACTTCTAGTTTGATTATAACATTTTCTATCAGTgtatcgattttgaaaattcattcgcAATGAGGGAGCGTGAGAGAAAATTTGAGAGAAATCGACGAATCGCATagcaaaaaagttttgtttgtaaacattgaatagTGGAAATTCAGTAGTTGCACCAAAAACGGTTCAaatcgttttatttttactaatcTGTGTTAACATTAACGTTTAACGCCGTGTTAAGTGTCTCCCCGATCAACGAACAACCATGGGTAAGGGCAAAGCGGAAGTTGGTACCCCCAAGTACCTGGCCAACAAGATGAAGGCCAAGGGTCTCCAGAAGTTGCGCTGGTACTGCCAGATGTGCCAGAAGCAATGCCGGGACGAGAACGGATTCAAATGTCATACTATGAGCGAGTCACACCAGCGCCAGATTCTGCTGTTCGCGGACAATGCCGGGAAGTTCATCGATAGCTTCTCGTCCGAATTCATGACCGGATACATGCAGATCCTCCGCAGACAATTTGGTACCAAACGGGTCGCGGCCAACAAGGTGTACCAGGAGTACATCGCTGATAGGCACCATCTGCACATGAACGCCACCAAATGGCATTCGCTATCCGAATTCGTCAAATATCTAGGAAGAGCTGGTCATTGCGTGGTCGACGAAACTGAAAAGGGTTGGTTCATCAGCTACATTGATCGCGATCCGGAAACGTTGGCCATGCAGGAGAAGATGGCCAAGAAGGAAAAAATGGACAAGGACGACGCGGAACGTTTGGCGGAATTCATCGATGAGCAGGTCAAACGGGGAAAGAAGGAAGAACCGGAACCAAGCTCTTCCTACACCGAACTCAAAAGAGACAACGAAGAAGATACCATCAAGATAGATTTGAAATTAGGATCCACAAAATCAGTGGACACGAAACCTATCAAACTCGAAAAACGACCATTGGAAGCGGTGTCCCGAACCTCCGAATTCAAGAAAGAGAAAAAGTTTAAACCTGGTTCGTCGGAATTCAAAAAACCCTCAGCCCTGGAAGAGCTGATACgtgaagaagaaataaaaaaggaaaagtcCAACCGAAAAGATTATTGGTTGGCCGAAGGAATCGTGGTAAAATTGGTTTCGAAATCATTGGGGGAGAAATATTACAAGGAAAAAGGTGTAGTGCTGGAGGTGATCGATCGGTATAGAGCGAAAATTCGTCTGCTTGAGACTGGAGATAAATTGAAAGTTGATCAGGTAAGTTTTTGAATCGCTTTTTGGAACTTTCTGTTTTTAAACTTGCAGTTGAGGACATTTTATGCATCCTTGGGCATCTTGATGGTAGCATTCCAATCTGTCAGATCGTCAAAGATCCTAAGAACAGCGAGTGTTCGTTTAAGTTGCTCTATATGGGCTGACCAGCATAGGGTATCGTCAAGAAGTAATGCCAGATATTTGAACTGGCGCACTCTTTCAGTTATCGTATGACCTATATGGATTAATGGCAGCTGTGGAATGGAGCGACTACCTGAGTTGAACAACATATAAGAAGTTTTTAAAGGTGCAGCGAAAGCAGGTTACAGTCGAAGTATTTGCTGAAAAACTTGCAGGTCGTTATCAATCCATTCTACTATCTGGAGGGGGTTGAAGTGACTATATGAGATTATGGCGTCATCAGCAGAGAGCCGCACATTGCCATGTAGGTTCAGTTATGGAAGATCGTTGATAAAAACTAGGAACATCAGCAGGCCTAGGTTACTTTATTGTGGTACTTCCGTTGTAATGAATCTTTTGCTACTTGAGCATCCTTTCAGAGACACGAATTGCTGTCGATCTGTTATGTAGCCTTAAATTAACCGATGAGGCTGACCTCGTATATTATaccattcaaatttttgcaacaGCAAGGCGTGGTCTATTGTGTCGAATGCTTTTCTCAGGTAATAAACAGGGCACTAGCGTAGTTACGATTGTCCAGGTCGTCGTATACATCTTCCAGGAGTTCAGTAGTTGCTGTGAAAGTACTGCATCCCTTTCGGAATCCATATTGGCAAGAACTAATAAGGTCGTACCTCGAGATGTACTCACTTATTCTAGTGACGAGAAGTTTTTTCCAGGATTCTGTTCAAGACTGAGAGCGTTGAGATCGGACGTTAGTTTGAAGCGTCTCCGTTGTCTCCAGACTTGAAAATAGGAGGTACCCGGGCTAGTTTCGATGCTTCGGGATAAAGTCCGGTTCCGACTATTTCATTGAATATATCTGTCAGGATATTGGAGAGCGCCAAGTGATGTGTTTTAGTGTGTCCACGGTAATAAAGGGTGTtgggatcaaaaagtggtcaaagtaaattgcgtgtaaatcgatttttgttcatcaaaaaaatcaaagtatccttctttttgaagttcaatctgTATAAAAGACGGAACAACtactcagttaagattccggtcGACCTATTCCAAATTGGCGAGACTTTTGTTTGACGCctaccatcagattttgtacagtcaccttatccactttcttTGGCGCAaaacgccagtttgctttgaactgcttctcgctgctttcaatttttttagtcttcttacggttttgcttaactattgtccaatatttttcgattgggagAAGTTGTGATGGGTTTGTAGGGTTCTTttccttgggcacaacctgaatgttgttagtggcataccactccatggccttttttcatAATGGCGGGATGTCGCATCTGGCCGAAACAGCACAGACgagtcatgtttcttcaggaaaggcagcacactgaagacactcttttacataaatttcttggcTGACGGTCTCGGTTGCAACGAAAGTGTCGCTTTACAAGCCTCAGATACAGATAGCTTCCCAAACGGCATATTTCTTAACAAACTTAGATAGTTTAATATTGTTGGCGAAATAATCCGCGATCACAGCAGTCTGATGTTTAGTCATAGTTACCTTAGTATATAGTtacgaataaattttcattccacTGTTAACGTTCAATCTTAACGGACGTCTTTTTACTTTGCgagaggttatgggcccagacaAATGGACATAACCGGAAGTAGTGGAATAGTCGAAAATTAcaccgaaaataattttcacttaaaatgtaAGTGACCTCTGGAGTGAATTCGCGCCATTTGTgaattcatgtgaattttaagtgaccgtcaagtgatattcacttaagtgactggtcaagtgaatttcaagtgagtgaCGAAGTGAATTCTAAGTGAGCCTGAAGTGAATATGAAATGTATGCTCAGGTCTATTAAATCTTTAAGTAAtagtgattttaagatgaaatttcggaatataaattatcaataaacttcgtttaatcaaaacaattatttatttatttgcgaATTCGATAAAATACAttgttttttcacaaatttattgatgggttcaaattaaagttttggcTTGAAATACTCATctactttttcgattttttcccaaaatttaggctgatattttctgaaaataaaaaaaataaattaataatgttTCGAGGTTTAATTTTCATGATATGTACCTACTTACTTTTATTCGCActgttcttgaaaatttcagaataaaaataccaTCGGGAAGCATTTCCGAAATCTGTTTTGAAGgacagaaagaaaaataaacattaaattgaaatattttgattattgaaaatttatcacaacTTACATCCAACAAAGATTTCCCACCATGGCCAATTTATTCATAGTTGCTCTGTAGAAGTTACAACTTCTGCCGATTCATATTTTGGCCCCTCATTCGGATGAATAGTTGCACTACGACGTATTATCCGCCTCACAGGATATTTTTCTCGGGCTCTGGAAGTATATAATTGTTATGAAACTTATAAATGACTCTTTTTCTGCACCTACCAGCTCATACACAATTCTGTTATGTTTCcataataaaaacaatctttCACAACATGGCTGTCATTCGCTACCTGTacattcatttcaattttaagtgaccggtcaagtgaatttgaCAATTAAGTGACGGGTcaagtgaattttaagtgagaaTGTAATGAAATTGGAGTGAGCGGCGAAGTAAGTGGATTTTCAGAGGAATTTTAAGTGACAGTCACTTAAAACTTATGTGATGAGTTAGTGAACATTGATTCGGTCACTTGAAACATAAGTGACGGGTAAGTGAAATCTACATGAgccacttgaaatgaagaaattcactgaACTCCCACTTTTAAGTGAAACGTCAAGTgtattttaagtgtgattttgggttcagtgtagaaAATTCTCGAGATAGAAAATCCTCAAGCAGTAAAATCAAGAAGCTCTTCAAGAAACGAAAATGTACTCTGGTAGCGGAAGCAGCGGGTCGGGAGATATTGGAAGCGGTGCGGCGAGAGCGGTTCGTGCGACCGGCGGAAGCAGTGTGGCTCTGACGATCGGGAAGCTGAAGGGCCGAGAAAATTTCGTTTCGTGGACATTCGCAATGAAAATGACGCTCATCCGGGAGGGTTCCTGGTGCGCGGTCGAACCGAAGGAAGGCGAAGTCGTCGAGGAGGAGATTGACATGAAGGCGCTGTCCACAATCTGCCTATCCCTGGAAAAGACGAATTACAGCCTGGTTATGGACGCGAAGAACGCAGGAGAGGAGGAAAGCTGAAAAACGCATTTCAAGATGACGGAATTTATTGTCGCATTGTTTTATTGCAGCAGCTTACTTCGATCCGActggaaaatttttcgagaacaGAAACGTGCGTGGATGCCATGGTTTCAACGAGCCACAAGCtggctgaaaaaaatttccctgTTGCTGATGAGTGGCTCGCTTCGCTACTTTTGATGGGATTGCCGAAGTACTATGCGCCGATGTTGATGGGCTTGGAGGCGTCGGGACAGGCGTTAAATGCGATGCGGTGAAATCCAAAATCCTACAAGATGTGACCCATTTTGGGTAACAAcaataaagaaatttaattagttttggaaacccatcccaagtttatttaccgtgaacggccctaattctgcgcagtcccaaactctgcgcattttcatattcaaacagaaatatttcaagatgtgatgaacaaaatattcatgaaaaagGCTGAATCTCTTCAGTTactgtttatcttcaaaatgcttccaattattttgaaaactgatgaaTTGTTCGCGAGAAAtggaataaatcaaaataaatgtaggaagcaaacgttgaaaaatggccGGCGTTAGCAGTACAGCTTAAGCGttaggaaaacaaaaagatcaaatgaaaccGTTTTAAACAGAATTTTCTCATTGGAAATGCCTTTACGTGAAAGATAAAATCATTCTGAATATGACtgccaaaaaaattttagataaaaatggtttttcaaatcaaaacaatgatttaagcAATGCGCAGAATTTGACACCATTTGTTTACTTATGTTCCTAATGCGCAGAATGAAAAGCACCGGAGAGAACTGATGTTAAAGTTGCAAGGAATTGAATGCAGGGAGTTAGGAGACGTTTAATTACAGTTTTCTAATAAGTTTCATGAAGAAAGGCTATCCGTAAAGTTGTTGGGAGTTTCTTAGGAATCCCTTCGAATCTACATGTTTTGttgacaaaaaatagaaaatcttgATTTCCGTTCTCTATCGTGTTCGCGTGTTTATCGTTCAGTTCCAACTGTACAGACTGTTCCGACATACACAAGCGGTTCAAGCGGGCCGCGGAATCGTCCCAGCTGGAGGAACTACGCGAAGCTTCTCTCGATTCACCCGCTCACTCGCACTCGTTGACTAACTGATACTGACTGATAGTAAGCCAAATGAAGCAGCGCGTAGTTCCCCCAGCTGGGGCGATTTTGTGACCCGCCGGGGAACTGCTTCTATATGTCGGAATAGTCTGCACtgcacaccaacgaaacaagtTAGTTTGACCAGATCCGGCGAACAACATGATCGGTCAACAAATATTTGGTAAGCGAGCTGCAGGAAAAAGGCATCTGTAAGAAATAGTGAAAGAAAGTGTCACATAAGCTTCAAAGATCCAAGGCTTGAATTggccctttttcatattttgcaaTTTGCAATAGCgttaaacatgttttttaatacattttaagtaaatgaAATGATGGTCTTATCAGTATGGAGTGGtttattggttttatttgggtgcgcagaatatgggacatatgcgcagaattaggaacaaatagaaaatagtgcgcagaataagggccacttGCATTTTTCCCAAATGTTGTAAATAATCCACATTTTTGTTCCAGAATCGAGCTCTGATTATTTTTTGCCGTTAAGTTTGTTAGTTAGCCCAACTGTACCCAAAATTTTGAGGATATTCAttgaaaggtaaattttttataccataaaacatttgaaaaatccttaactgcgcagaattagggtCGTTCACGgtaattaaaattatataaattgtaAAAGGCTCTTTTTTCTTGCAAATATTAGGCAGAATTTGTAAAACAAGTTGTTTTGTCCGCTAGGATCAGAAATTAGGGTCATTCGTCCGCGTATCGTACGGAAGATAACCTGTCCAGGGTGTTCTAGAGCGCGATGCCCTGGAACACACTCCACCTGGACCGGTTACGTGATGCGGGCCTGCTTCCGTGCTCGTGAGCGATGCTGAGATGAATGGCTGCGTCCGTTGCTATCCCTAAGTCCCATCCCTGTCTCATCGATAAGTAGCTGAACGAAAGAACAACGCGTCAACGACATAAATTCGTGCGTTGACTAGTTGGTTTCCGGAGCAGAGAAGAGCGAACTTCTGGAAGAGAGGGCAAAGCCGCCGTAGGGGCGCGAGCAAGATGAGATGGGACAGTGGAGTTTTGGCATCGAAAGTGGACGCATGCAAATTGCACCGTtccacatataaaaaaaaaaaacacgaaacaaGTGGGTGAAAATCGTTGTATGACCGCGTGTGCACTGTTAAGAAAGAAGTGCTGAATCGTCGTTCGGAGCATTTGTTGGTCTTTCCGAAAAGAGGACGAACTAAAACGGTCAGGAGTACGAGTTTACTTCGCCCTTTGGTGATTTGGTCCTCCTCTTTGTACTCCGCATTCGTGATTTACCCTTGAGCATAGCCGACCCTGAGGTTACGGTACGTCTGAGCTAGCCGTTCGTAACAAAGATGTCCAAGTCAAAAATGGACCACGAAGCAGCAGTGACGAAGGGGCTTTCTACAGCGGAGGTGGGCACCACCAAGTTGTCCAGAGAAGACCGAAGCAACGATGACAAAAGGACGAAAAGGTCGAGCGATGTGTGCAGTTTTGGCGGTGAGCGACGTGAATCAAGATGAGTGGTATTTTGACTCTGGAGCCACAACCCACATGGCTAGAGCTGGACCGAATTTTCAAGCACAGCAGGAAGTCGTTTCAGATCGACACAGCGAATAAAACCAGCATGACAGCCAAAGCAAGAGGCGCGGTCAATTTGGATTGCATCGGAGGGCCGGTGGACGTACAGGACGTGTTGGAAGTACCAGAGCTAGCAGCGAACTTGTTGTCGGTTAGCAAAATCTGCAGAAAAGGCTTTACGATGGCGTTCACGGTGGGTGAATGCAAGATGCTTACCGAAACTGGAGAAGTTTTTGCGTCTGGTACTGCGGAACGAGGATTGTATCGACTCAACCGACAGGTGCAGAAGTGTGGCACAGGCGATTAGGCCACTTGAACCTGCAAAGTTTGAAGCAGTTGGAGCGGATGGCAAACggattttcgataaaaaaggCTGATACGTTGGATTATGTGGCCTGCCTTCAGGGTTAGCATGCTCGTGATGTATTCCCGAACAGCGACTCAAGAGTCAAGCAGCGTTTGGAGTTGGTTCATACCGATTTACGCGGACCATTTGAAGTGACGTcactacacacaaaaaaaaagcatagtaaaattactaaatccgtggtttaaatgaacaacacgcaaccatatttttgagtcaataatgttttcttcTTGATATTACCATGCGCATAGTAGTTTTACTTTGTGTTtattttggctgcgcatagtaatttcgactacgttcatagtaaaattgtcaatgaaatcatgggtttgtttttcattgtgCATAGTAAAATTGACATGTTTCAAGATAAAACTATGATATGTTATGATATAAATGAGTACATGTTGCTTGAATTGACAACCAAATTACCATGCACCATGGTATAACTATATTGAAGTACGATAGAATAAACACTCTTTGTGATTTTTTCGAGAtctataataaatttattttgaaacaaattatatttttacacAATACAATGGTCTGCTTAGAACTATGATAATCTATTGTTATgccctgaaaaaaataaacaaaaaattaattaatgtgCAATTCATAGTTTGTTAAATGTTCTACTTACGCTGGAATTGATTTGGATGTAGTCATCTTGAGGCCAACGATCCAGGAAGGGGGCAAGGTTATTCTCCTGGAAACTGCGATTCTCCCGTCAATCTTCAGTGGCTGATCAGAAGAGAGGTCCCCACGGCCGGGGAATTCGCGATGCATCATATGGAAcaacttaaaataaatcaaaagaaatatcTATACAAAAACGGATCGGTATATGTTTATTAAatagtaacgaaaaaaaaaacacaatattacTCACCTGGGAGACTGCGTAGCCCGACCCGACAAAAGTGCTGATTCTATTTCACACACCCAGTGCGCTGGTCACCTGGTTGGTTGGAACAGCAATTATCGCATTTACGTACCCGCGAAAAATTTTTTCCGCGTTCCGAAAATCGTGACCGGCTGAAACAAACACTCAAACGTTGCACATAGGTAAAATTACTATGAATTTCTGATGAGCATAGTATTTTTGACAACACAAATGACGATGTTTCAACATTACCATGAGCATAGTTATTTCAAGAACACGAATCGTGTAATATCAGaatatcatgcgcatggtaattttgacacgaggaaattactatgagctgtcaaagttcgcatagtaaaaatactatgtcATAGTATTATCGCCCAGaattttggtagaaaatactaaatcatggtcgaaaatactaaatgatggatatagtaaaattatcatgactctgtatttgaaaaacccatgcaatttttttccgtgtaggagGAAGTCGATTTTTCGTGAGCTTTATCGACGATGCTACACAAAAGGTGTTTATTTACACGTTGGTGACGAAGGACCAGGCGTACGAGgcgtatgaaaatttcaaggcGATGGCGGAGCGGCAGACTGGCtgcaaattaaaagttttacgCAGCGACAACAGCCGAGAGTATATCAACGATCGGTTCAAGACGAGCATGAAGAAGGATGGTGTTCGGCATCAGAAGTCGTGTCCGTATACGCCGGAGCAAAATGGCGTAGCGGAACGAATGAACAGGACGATTCTGGAGAAGGTGAGGTGTATGCTGAACGACGCTAACATGCCAAAAAAATTCTGGGCCGAAGCGGTGAACACAGCGGTCTATTTGATCAACAGGAGCCCAACTCGTACCTTGGACGGGAAGACGCCAGAAGAGGCGTGGACCGGACGGAAACCTTTTGTTGGCCACTTGACAATTTCTGGATCAGCAGCGATGATGCATGTACCGAAGCAGAAGCGGAAGAAGCTAGACCCAAAATCGACGAAGTGTGTGTTTGTTGGTTATGCTGAGGACACAAAAGGGTATCGACTTTACGATCCGGAGAGCAACGACATCATTATCAGCCGTGATGTGAATATCCTGGACGAGGGCCGAAGCGAGGAGTCAGCATCTGAAAAAGGAAGcaaaattgagtttttggaaattgaattttcgGACGAGATGGTCACCGAAGCGAGAGGTGATTTGCCTGCGAGAACAAGTTCATCCAAGGATGGGGCGAGTTCGTCCATTCCGGTACAACCCGAGCCGGAGCAGGATGAGGCTGCAGAGCATTCAATTGTCGAACAAATGGCGAACAACAGCAGCAGTTCCGAAAGTGAATTCGAAGATGCAGACGACGACATCGCGCTCCCGCTGCAATCAAAAAGACCAGCTGAAATAGAGCATGTGTCGAGGCGCAGCGGTAGGGAGAGCCATCCTCCAGGCAAGTACAaagattttgtcacttataGCACGTTTATTGGCCAAAACCTTTCCCAACAGTCGAAAGTTGCACGGGGCGGTGCACGAGGTGTCGCAGTTCCGGATGTCAAGACGATGGACGATCCGACTACGTACAAAGAGGCGTTGCGTAGACCAGACCGAGAGCTGTGGGTAGCGGCAATGCGAGAGGAAATCAGCAAGTTGGAGGCCAACCAAACGTGAACGTTGGAAAAATTACCGAAGGGCGGAAAAGCGATCAAAAACAAGTGGGTTTTCAAAACGAAGCGTGGTCCCGATGGCCAGATCGAGCGGTACAAGGCGCGCTTGGTCGTGAAAGGGTGCGCACAGCGACCGGGCATAGACTACGACGAAGTTTATTCACCGGTGGTCCGGTACTCAACCATAAGGTACCTGATGGCGTTGGCGGGATGCGGTCACATCTTTTCTGCAAGGCAGACTCAACGACGAGGTAATCCATATGGAGCAGCCCGAAGGTTTTcagcctccacactccgttctcttgCACTCCGCCAAAGATGGCTCTTAACACtcatcgctcgaatactccgaatttgcgcaggtcctcctcgagcaatatccacgtctcgtacccgtagaggacaaccggtaTAATGAACGTTGTgcacaggttacactttgtgtgggagctaagtcttctcgaccgcagttgcttgtggagtccatagtaggcactaATCATCAATCCAATCCTGCTtagcgtttcagtttgcggtaaatctcctccaccgccacaGATTCTCTGCCGTCTGTCAATGTCATCGAccaagcagataagttgactggacctcttgaaaatcgtgccccgtaTTTTGCTCatcgctcgtcgaataacatcttctagcgccacgttaaacatcatgcaggatagatcaacgccttgtcgaagccccctaaacgattcgaatgaactcaacaattcacccgaaatccgcacacagcactacgttccatccatcgtcgctttgatcagtctggtcagcttccctgtaaagccgttctcgttcatgatttttcaaagctCGTCATGGACGATCATCtttcgtatgcggctttgaagtcaatAAATAGATGgcgcgtagggacttggtgttcacggcatttttggaaatttgctgtaatgtgaagatctggtctgtcgttgaccgtccctccatgaagccggcctgataacttcccacgaatctgtttgcttgtggcgttcggcggcggagtaggattcgggacaacactttgtaggcggcattgagaaCAGTGATCGACAGGAttaaaatccctgaaaaaactTATCTGCTATTTTCCGAGATTCCGATTCCAAAATCCAAATCCAATTTCGGACTTCTACTATTCACaaacatggttttttttttgttttctttttcttccaacCAGGCCCACCTCGAGACGGTAATCCCATCAACCGGCAAGAAGGTTCTGGTACTGAACGGAGGCTATCGGGGTAGTACGGCTACCCTGAAGGAAATCGACACCGACAACTTTTGCGTAACCATCGAGATTGCTTCCGGTCCGCTGAAAGGGCGAGTGGTCAACAATGTGCAGTACGAGGACATTAGCAAGttgttttaacttattttatacACTTACTTATTATATTTTCCAAGTATGTAGCTGTAGACATGCCAGTCTACATTCCAAGCGTACGCGTCGCGATAACGGAACTAGGTTAATTatgcaagaaaataaaaaaaatccaaactcaAATTTGCCGAGTCCGTGGTGAGTGCACCGATTCCAATCGCGGAAGGTAATTGCCCGGAGCACATTTCTGCTGCGATTGAGAAGGTTTTTCTCcaccgattttttttgttggttttgaatTCCGAACGCGACCAATCATGGCTAGAAGAAGGTGTGACGGTTATTTCGGGCGGATTGACCGTAATTTCCGAAAAGACGTCACGGCAATAATTG from Uranotaenia lowii strain MFRU-FL unplaced genomic scaffold, ASM2978415v1 HiC_scaffold_875, whole genome shotgun sequence includes the following:
- the LOC129760948 gene encoding zinc finger protein 225-like, with protein sequence MENIIEVSLEKYTVIKGNLSAVCRCCLSSDRLAEIFTDGTDMNQELVELLEPGYIPVESGDELPNFLCQKCLEIIRTWHRFRLQCEENFRLLKDNEGSVSKDVVNFEPELHASGLIVEDVKIEHIYMEEQLGDVEPQDQINAHLTKNEIDIDETIKQEEPPEEESFLEEDQIIKSKKTSKRHISKQPAYLRQCPICGLILKRGLQEHIMAHNDPTGRPFKCEICEKTYCRKENLKLHRQREHMKIRYPCEVCGKHFSTKDILSVHRKLHNSDVRYDCDQCGAEFKSNKYLYKHKQKHRGVKKFICSHCGKSFLVGEYLKDHIRIHTGERPFECKSCGKSFRTANHLRQHARIHANNAN
- the LOC129760950 gene encoding DNA/RNA-binding protein KIN17; the protein is MGKGKAEVGTPKYLANKMKAKGLQKLRWYCQMCQKQCRDENGFKCHTMSESHQRQILLFADNAGKFIDSFSSEFMTGYMQILRRQFGTKRVAANKVYQEYIADRHHLHMNATKWHSLSEFVKYLGRAGHCVVDETEKGWFISYIDRDPETLAMQEKMAKKEKMDKDDAERLAEFIDEQVKRGKKEEPEPSSSYTELKRDNEEDTIKIDLKLGSTKSVDTKPIKLEKRPLEAVSRTSEFKKEKKFKPGSSEFKKPSALEELIREEEIKKEKSNRKDYWLAEGIVVKLVSKSLGEKYYKEKGVVLEVIDRYRAKIRLLETGDKLKVDQAHLETVIPSTGKKVLVLNGGYRGSTATLKEIDTDNFCVTIEIASGPLKGRVVNNVQYEDISKLF